The sequence CCTGAACGGCCATCCGGAGATGCGTTTGCCGAATACCCTTAACGTAAGTTTCAGGGGTAAAATGGGAAGTGCGATCCTGGATCGCCTGGATGGGGTCGCTGCATCAACCGGATCCGCCTGCCACGCCAGCGAAACAGCTCTGTCTCCTGTCCAAAAGGCTATGGGGATTTCTGAAGAGACGGGACTGGGTGCGGTGAGGTTCAGCCTGGGAAGGATGACGACAAGGGATGAAATCCTGGAGGTCGTTGAGCGGCTTAAACATGTTTAAGGTTTTTTTGGAGGACAGAAAATGAAGAAAAAATACGACCTTTCAACCCGATGTGTCCACACCGGGGAGGGAAAAAACGCAGAAGGCGCCCCTCACACCCCGATCTACAACACGACAACCTTCGGTTTCGAATCCACAGCCGACCTTCTCGACGTAGTGGAAGGCAGGAAAGAGGGAAATCTATACACCCGGTACGGCCTCAACCCGACGATCCGGAACCTCGAAGAGAAACTGGCAAGCCTGGAAAATACCGAAGCCGCCCTCGTCTTCGCTTCGGGGATGGCTGCTGAGGCGGCTCTCTTTTTCGCCCATGGCCGGAACGGGATAGTCTGCCTGGGAAACGCCTACGGTGGAACACTGGAACTTCTCACCGAACAGCTTCCCCTCCTGGGAATAAACACCTACATGCTCATGGGAGAAGAGATCGGCCAACTTGAAGATATACTGAAAAAGAAACCCGGGCTCGTGTTTTTCGAAACTCCCACGAACCCCACCATGGAGATATTCGACATCCGGGAGATATCGGAACTGTCCCATTCATATGGGGCAATCGTGGCGGTGGACAACACATTTGCCTCGCCGGTCAACCAGCAGGTAATTGAACTGGGTGCGGACATTGCGGTCCACAGCGCCACCAAGTACCTGGGGGGACACAGTGATATCACCGGCGGTGTCGTAATGTGTTCCGGGGAACTCATGGAACCGATCGCTCCGTGGCGGAAGAACCTGGGCCAGATGATGGCTCCCGAAACCGCGGCCCTTCTCGCGAGAAGCTTAAGAACATTGCCCATCCGCGTCCAGAGGCAGAACAGCACCGCCTTCGCGGTAGCCGGGGCGCTGAGGAAACATCCCGGGATAAACCGCGTCCTTTATCCTGGCCTGGAGGATTTTCCACAGCATGAACTCGCAAGTTCCCAGATGTCGGGATATGGCGGGATGCTTACAATCGAGGTAGCCGGTTCCAGTGAGGATGCAACGAGACTTGTGGACAACCTTGAACTTTTTACCATCGCACCGAGCCTCGGTGGCGCGGAGAGCCTGGTCACCCAGCCGATGACCACAACCCACCACGGACTATCACCGGAGGAACGGTCGCAAAGAGGGATCACCGATTCCATGATCCGACTCTCCATAGGAATGGAGGCGAAAGAGGACCTTATCGAAGATTTAATCGGTGCGCTGGAAAACCTTTAATTTGTGTTCGTCCGTGTTTGGCAAAAAGTCCCGGGTTGGACTTTTTAAGGGTCCATCACCCTTGGACATTGAAAATCAGCCCAGCTTCTTGAGATACTCCAGCAGATCGTTCATGTCCTTGTCCGAGATATCCCACCTGGGCATGGTCCGGTCCAGGGACTCCCCGGAGGGTTCGATGCCCTCCCTGATGGCTTTTTTAATGCCCTCGTCGGTGTAGGCCTGTTCTTCACTCTTCTGTTCGTCCCCTGCCTCACCGTGATGTTTTCCTGAAATAAGGGCCGAATAGCGGATGTCGCCCGGTATGTGCGTCCCCATCATCACCGGCAGGCCGCCCTTGCCTTCGGGGCCGTGGCAGTTGACGCAGGCCCCCCCCCTCATGCGGAGCCAGTGGGGACCTCTCCGGAAACGGATCCTCTGTCCATCGCCGTCGATGCCGAGGTAGTAGATACGTTCACCGTTGGAAGCGTAGGAACCTTTGTCATAGGTTCCACCTGCCCCCCAGCCGGAAAAAGAAGCCATGTGCCTGCTTCCGGCGCCGTACAGGCAGATCCCGGCTATTCCCAGGATCAGCAGACCCAGACCCCACCACAGGGTCCGACGGGATTTTTTGCCGGTCATTCTTTTCCCTCCAGGGTGCGTTTCCTCTGTTCGAACTCCTCGGTGTCGATCTCGCCCTTCGCATACCGCTCCCTCAAAATCTCCAGGGGATCCCGACCAGGAGCTATCGACCCGGCGCCCTGCCCGGCAGAGACGCCCCCGTGGCCCGTCGTGAAATAGCGGATGATCAGTACCGCGCCTACGATTATTACCGCCCAGAAAAAGATCATCATGATCATGCCTCCTATTCCCCAGCCGCCTCCCATTCCGTAGCCCTGACCACCCCATCCTCCCATCATAACCATATCCTCTCTTTCTGCCGGCCGGGTGTATTATTATAAGCTTTTCCCTCGGCGCTCAATTTCAGTAAGTATAACTGTTATTTTTCAAAATGCCATTCGAAACCGGGATTTCCCCAGCCGGGCTGGAGATTTACAAGAGCAGACCGCCTTTCATTATCCGCGATTGTTTTGCCGGTGCCTTCATCATATAATTCCCTTCATGACAGGTGAGAACACCGGGCGACAGATTGAGAATACCGGAAAGGCGGATGGAACGGTTCCGATTACTGAGAATCGAATACACCGCCACATACTGTTTGGATCGCTGCTTATAATCGCCTTCTCTCTGGTTTATCTTGTCCTCCATCGGACCGGCACCCTTTCTCTTTTCAGGGATATTGAAAAGCTCCGGGCGGCTATCGAAAGTTCGGGAGCCCTGGGTCCTCTGTTGATAATCGGTTTTTTCATAATTGCCGTAGTGATCAACCCTCTGCCCAGCGCTCCCATTGCTCTGGCTGCGGGTTTTGCCTATGGACACATCTGGGGAACGGTCTATGTCATCATAGGATCGGTTACCGGCGCCTTCATTGCCTTTCTCATCGCCAGGCTCGCAGGCCGCGACCTCCTCAACAGATGGTTCGGGGAAAAGCTGAAGGTAGGGCTTCTGGGTTCCCAGATGGGGCTCATGGGGATGATCGTGGTGTTCCGCCTGCTGCCGTTCATATCCTTCGACATCGTCAGTTATGCGGCGGGGGTTACGAAGATCACCTGGTGGCGGTTCCTGCTCGCCACCACCGTGGGCATTATCCCTGTCAGTTTCCTTCTGGCCCATTTCGGCAGCGAGATGGGTTCAGGAAACCAGGCCCGCATCGGTCTTACAGTGCTGCTCCTCGGGTTCGTGACCGTAATCCCCATCGCGGTAAAAGTGATTTTGAACAAAAAACAGAAAGGGAGGTAAGCGCTGCAATGGACGGACATGATCTCTATTGTATTGCCTGTTGAAGGACAGATGCGGCAACCTGTGTCAGTGAGGCCTTCCCTGACCAGAAAGTTACGCACGTGGTACGGGCTCAGTCTGACCCTCCGCCTTTACGGTACCCACTGGGCCGCCGTCGGCCCCGGGCCGCCCCACCCCCAACTGGTCAATATGCTCCTTCGCATCTACGGCATCGGCCGAGGGTGACTCCGGGATCATCCTTGCCGCATTTTGAGCGTCCGCGCGTTGATCGCGACAACAACAGTGCTCAGCGACATGAGGAGGGCACCCATGGCCGGGCTGAGGACAATGCCCTTGCCGGCAAGCACCCCCGCTGCCAGCGGGATAGCGAAGATATTGTAGCCCGTTGCCCATGCAAGATTCTGAACCATCTTGCGGTATGTGGCCCTCGCCAGTTCGAAAATAGCCGCCACGTCGCGGGGATCGCTGCGGACCAGGACAACGTCGGCCGTCTCCACAGCAACATCGGTGCCTGCACCGATGGCAATTCCAAGATCGGCCGTTGCCAGAG is a genomic window of bacterium BMS3Abin14 containing:
- the ydjZ_1 gene encoding TVP38/TMEM64 family inner membrane protein YdjZ, which encodes MTGENTGRQIENTGKADGTVPITENRIHRHILFGSLLIIAFSLVYLVLHRTGTLSLFRDIEKLRAAIESSGALGPLLIIGFFIIAVVINPLPSAPIALAAGFAYGHIWGTVYVIIGSVTGAFIAFLIARLAGRDLLNRWFGEKLKVGLLGSQMGLMGMIVVFRLLPFISFDIVSYAAGVTKITWWRFLLATTVGIIPVSFLLAHFGSEMGSGNQARIGLTVLLLGFVTVIPIAVKVILNKKQKGR
- the iscS_1 gene encoding cysteine desulfurase; its protein translation is MGSAILDRLDGVAASTGSACHASETALSPVQKAMGISEETGLGAVRFSLGRMTTRDEILEVVERLKHV
- a CDS encoding cytochrome c — translated: MTGKKSRRTLWWGLGLLILGIAGICLYGAGSRHMASFSGWGAGGTYDKGSYASNGERIYYLGIDGDGQRIRFRRGPHWLRMRGGACVNCHGPEGKGGLPVMMGTHIPGDIRYSALISGKHHGEAGDEQKSEEQAYTDEGIKKAIREGIEPSGESLDRTMPRWDISDKDMNDLLEYLKKLG
- the mdeA_1 gene encoding methionine gamma-lyase; protein product: MKKKYDLSTRCVHTGEGKNAEGAPHTPIYNTTTFGFESTADLLDVVEGRKEGNLYTRYGLNPTIRNLEEKLASLENTEAALVFASGMAAEAALFFAHGRNGIVCLGNAYGGTLELLTEQLPLLGINTYMLMGEEIGQLEDILKKKPGLVFFETPTNPTMEIFDIREISELSHSYGAIVAVDNTFASPVNQQVIELGADIAVHSATKYLGGHSDITGGVVMCSGELMEPIAPWRKNLGQMMAPETAALLARSLRTLPIRVQRQNSTAFAVAGALRKHPGINRVLYPGLEDFPQHELASSQMSGYGGMLTIEVAGSSEDATRLVDNLELFTIAPSLGGAESLVTQPMTTTHHGLSPEERSQRGITDSMIRLSIGMEAKEDLIEDLIGALENL
- the copB_1 gene encoding copper-exporting P-type ATPase B: MLEGDALLGAIALGDVIRPASVEAVERLHAMGIKCVMLTGDHSKVAAAVSRTLGLDEYFAEVLPDQKAATIRKLMDDGQKVAMIGDGVNDAPALATADLGIAIGAGTDVAVETADVVLVRSDPRDVAAIFELARATYRKMVQNLAWATGYNIFAIPLAAGVLAGKGIVLSPAMGALLMSLSTVVVAINARTLKMRQG